In the genome of Pseudomonas protegens, one region contains:
- a CDS encoding NAD(P)/FAD-dependent oxidoreductase gives MHSTEQIQAEVAIIGSGPAGLAAAIELRRQGIGPVLVIERESEAGGIPRHCAHPPFGMGEYQRILSGPAYARRNVQAALKAGVVLLLRHTVLSLEPDGLLRLASPDGPRLVQARKVLIATGARETPRSARLLSGDRPVGVINTGALQNFLYVRHLKPFERPLIIGTELVSLSAVLSCRRAGIRPVAVLEANQRATARWPLTLFPRLLGIPMHLGAQLLEIQGTGRVESAKVRLADGQVRDIPCDGVLLTGQFTPESSLVRQSHLQLDSGSGGPKIDQYGRCSDPAYFAAGNLLRPIETAGWSYREGRRIGGLMAQALCGQLPVPQDALTLKFAAPIKLGVPAQLVRSELPGLRHIQLRVGQAVSGTLRVRAHGKDLWSRPVSALPERRLLIPLKELTLPGHIDQLDICID, from the coding sequence ATGCACAGCACTGAACAGATTCAGGCCGAAGTGGCCATTATCGGCAGCGGACCCGCAGGCCTTGCCGCGGCCATCGAACTGCGCCGCCAGGGCATCGGCCCGGTGCTCGTCATCGAGCGGGAAAGCGAAGCCGGCGGCATTCCCCGGCACTGTGCCCATCCGCCTTTCGGCATGGGCGAGTACCAGCGCATTCTCAGCGGCCCGGCCTATGCCCGGCGCAATGTCCAGGCGGCGCTCAAAGCCGGGGTCGTGCTGCTGCTGCGCCACACCGTGCTCAGCCTCGAACCCGACGGCCTGCTGCGCCTGGCCAGTCCCGACGGGCCGCGGCTGGTGCAGGCGCGCAAGGTGCTGATCGCCACCGGCGCCCGGGAAACCCCGCGCTCGGCGCGCTTGCTGTCCGGGGACCGGCCGGTGGGGGTGATCAACACCGGAGCCCTGCAGAACTTCCTCTATGTGCGGCATCTCAAGCCCTTCGAACGACCGCTGATCATCGGCACCGAACTGGTCAGCCTGTCCGCCGTGCTCAGCTGTCGGCGGGCCGGCATCCGACCGGTCGCGGTACTGGAGGCCAACCAGCGCGCCACCGCCCGCTGGCCGCTGACCCTGTTCCCACGTCTGCTGGGCATCCCCATGCACTTGGGCGCGCAACTGCTGGAGATCCAGGGCACCGGTCGCGTGGAGTCGGCAAAGGTACGCCTGGCCGACGGCCAGGTCCGCGACATCCCCTGCGACGGCGTGCTGCTCACCGGCCAGTTCACCCCGGAGTCGAGCCTGGTGCGCCAGAGCCACCTGCAGCTGGACAGCGGTAGCGGCGGGCCGAAGATCGACCAGTACGGGCGCTGCTCGGACCCGGCCTACTTCGCCGCCGGCAACCTGCTGCGGCCGATCGAGACGGCCGGCTGGTCGTACCGTGAAGGGCGGCGCATCGGCGGCCTGATGGCACAGGCCCTGTGCGGCCAGCTACCCGTTCCCCAAGACGCGCTGACCCTCAAGTTCGCCGCCCCGATCAAGCTCGGCGTACCGGCGCAACTGGTGCGCAGCGAGTTGCCCGGCCTGCGCCACATCCAGCTGCGAGTCGGCCAGGCCGTCAGCGGCACCTTGCGGGTCCGCGCCCACGGCAAGGACCTCTGGAGCCGACCGGTGTCGGCCCTGCCGGAACGCCGCCTGCTGATCCCCCTCAAGGAACTGACGCTGCCCGGACACATCGACCAACTGGATATCTGCATCGACTAG
- a CDS encoding O-acetylhomoserine aminocarboxypropyltransferase/cysteine synthase family protein, whose amino-acid sequence MKDATIALHHGFKSDPTTKAVAVPIYQNVAFEFDNAQHGADLFNLDVPGNIYTRIMNPTNDVLEQRMAALEGGIAGLAVAAGSAAIHYAIQTLTQAGDNVVSTPQLYGGTYTLFAHLLPSFGVEVRFARDDSPEAIAELIDDKTKLVYCESIGNPAGNIVDIEGLAQVAHARNVPLMVDNTVATPILCKPIQFGADIVVHSVTKYVGGHGNSLGGVIVDSGNFPWAEHPQKFASLNTPEPAYHGVVYTEKFGPAAFIARARTVPLRNTGAALAPMNAFLLLQGLETLALRMERHTDNAIKVAQFLKDHPLVAWVSYAGLPDHPHHELARKYMQGKPSAILSFGLKGGYAAGVRFYDALQIFKRLVNIGDAKSLACHPASTTHRQMNEAEQAKAGVKPEMIRLSVGIEAIEDLLEDLDQALRQA is encoded by the coding sequence ATGAAAGACGCAACGATTGCGCTGCACCACGGATTCAAGTCGGACCCGACCACCAAGGCCGTGGCCGTGCCTATCTATCAGAACGTCGCCTTCGAGTTCGACAACGCCCAGCACGGGGCCGACCTGTTCAACCTGGATGTGCCCGGCAACATCTATACCCGCATCATGAACCCCACCAACGATGTGCTGGAGCAGCGCATGGCGGCCCTGGAAGGCGGGATCGCCGGGCTGGCGGTGGCCGCCGGCAGCGCGGCGATCCACTACGCGATCCAGACCCTGACCCAGGCCGGCGACAACGTTGTCTCCACCCCGCAGTTGTATGGCGGCACCTACACCCTGTTCGCCCACCTGCTGCCCAGCTTCGGCGTCGAAGTGCGCTTTGCCCGGGACGATTCCCCCGAAGCCATCGCCGAGCTGATCGACGACAAGACCAAGCTGGTGTACTGCGAGAGCATCGGCAACCCGGCGGGCAACATCGTCGATATCGAGGGCCTGGCCCAGGTCGCCCACGCCCGCAACGTGCCGCTGATGGTGGACAACACCGTGGCCACGCCGATCCTGTGCAAGCCGATCCAGTTCGGCGCCGACATCGTGGTGCACTCGGTGACCAAGTACGTCGGTGGCCACGGCAACTCCCTGGGCGGGGTGATCGTCGACAGCGGCAACTTCCCCTGGGCCGAGCATCCGCAGAAATTCGCCAGCCTCAACACCCCGGAGCCGGCCTACCACGGCGTGGTCTACACCGAGAAATTCGGCCCGGCGGCCTTTATCGCCCGGGCCCGCACCGTGCCGCTGCGCAACACCGGCGCGGCGCTGGCGCCGATGAACGCCTTCCTCCTGCTGCAAGGCCTGGAAACCCTGGCCCTGCGCATGGAGCGCCACACCGACAACGCCATCAAGGTCGCGCAGTTCCTCAAGGACCACCCGCTGGTGGCCTGGGTCAGCTACGCCGGCCTGCCCGATCACCCGCACCATGAACTGGCGCGCAAGTACATGCAGGGCAAGCCGTCGGCGATCCTGTCCTTCGGCCTCAAGGGCGGCTACGCCGCGGGCGTGCGCTTCTACGACGCGCTGCAGATCTTCAAGCGCCTGGTGAACATCGGCGACGCCAAGTCCCTGGCCTGCCACCCGGCCTCCACCACCCACCGGCAGATGAACGAAGCAGAGCAGGCCAAGGCCGGGGTCAAACCGGAGATGATCCGGCTCTCGGTAGGCATCGAAGCCATCGAAGACCTGCTCGAAGACCTCGATCAGGCGCTGCGCCAGGCCTGA
- a CDS encoding DUF2165 family protein, producing MIVRYVKITMTLAVAAFALLVAYNNISDYGSNFAFVQHVLSMDSVFPGNTATDRAVTLPLLWNVGYWLIIGGEALTGVLLVLGALRLWLARHGVASYFNRSKGWAIAGFCLGFCVWFFGFMVVGGEWFMMWQSPTWNGQDAAFKFYMAILGVLIFLNQPDAELYK from the coding sequence ATGATTGTGCGTTACGTAAAGATCACCATGACCCTGGCTGTCGCGGCCTTCGCGCTGCTGGTGGCCTACAACAACATCAGTGACTACGGCTCCAACTTCGCCTTTGTCCAGCATGTGCTGAGCATGGACAGCGTGTTCCCCGGCAACACCGCCACCGACCGCGCCGTGACCCTGCCATTGCTGTGGAATGTCGGCTACTGGCTGATCATCGGCGGCGAAGCCCTGACCGGTGTGCTGCTGGTGCTCGGGGCGCTGCGCCTTTGGCTGGCACGGCACGGCGTCGCCAGCTACTTTAACCGCTCCAAGGGCTGGGCGATTGCCGGCTTCTGCCTGGGCTTCTGCGTCTGGTTCTTCGGCTTCATGGTGGTGGGCGGAGAGTGGTTCATGATGTGGCAATCCCCGACCTGGAACGGTCAGGACGCTGCCTTCAAGTTCTACATGGCGATCCTGGGGGTGCTGATCTTCCTCAACCAGCCCGACGCCGAGCTGTACAAATGA
- the putP gene encoding sodium/proline symporter PutP, which translates to MSASNPTLITFVIYIAAMVLIGFMAYRSTNNLSDYILGGRSLGSVVTALSAGASDMSGWLLMGLPGAIYMSGLSESWIAIGLIVGAYLNWLFVAGRLRVQTEHNGDALTLPDYFSSRFEDKSGLLRIISAVVILVFFTIYCASGIVAGARLFESTFGMPYETALWAGAAATIAYTFVGGFLAVSWTDTVQATLMIFALLLTPIIVLLATGGVDTTFLAIEAQDPTNFDMLKNTTFIGVISLMGWGLGYFGQPHILARFMAADSVKSIANARRISMTWMILCLGGTVAVGFFGIAYFSAHPDVAGPVSENPERVFIELAKLLFNPWIAGVLLSAILAAVMSTLSCQLLVCSSALTEDFYKAFLRKHASQLELVWVGRAMVLVVALIAIAMAANPENRVLGLVSYAWAGFGAAFGPVVLISVMWKGMTRNGALAGIIVGAVTVILWKHFALLGLYEIIPGFIFASLAILLVSKMGTPTAGMVQRFEAAEKDFKLNH; encoded by the coding sequence ATGAGTGCAAGCAATCCCACCCTGATCACCTTCGTGATCTACATCGCAGCAATGGTGCTGATCGGCTTCATGGCCTATCGCTCCACCAACAACCTTTCCGACTACATTCTGGGCGGCCGTAGCCTGGGCAGCGTGGTGACCGCGCTTTCCGCCGGTGCTTCCGACATGAGTGGCTGGTTGCTGATGGGCCTGCCGGGCGCCATCTACATGTCCGGTCTGTCTGAGAGCTGGATCGCCATCGGCCTGATCGTCGGTGCCTACCTGAACTGGCTGTTCGTGGCCGGTCGCCTGCGGGTGCAGACCGAGCACAACGGTGATGCGCTGACCCTGCCGGACTACTTCTCCAGCCGTTTCGAAGATAAAAGCGGCCTGCTGCGGATCATCTCCGCGGTGGTGATCCTGGTGTTCTTCACCATCTATTGCGCCTCCGGCATCGTCGCCGGCGCCCGTCTGTTCGAAAGCACCTTCGGCATGCCTTACGAGACAGCCCTGTGGGCTGGCGCGGCCGCGACCATTGCCTACACCTTTGTCGGTGGTTTCCTGGCGGTGAGCTGGACAGATACCGTACAAGCCACGCTGATGATCTTCGCCCTGCTGCTGACCCCGATCATCGTGCTGCTGGCCACCGGTGGCGTCGACACCACCTTCCTGGCCATCGAGGCCCAGGACCCGACCAACTTCGACATGCTCAAGAACACCACCTTCATCGGCGTGATCTCGCTGATGGGCTGGGGCCTGGGCTACTTCGGTCAGCCGCACATCCTGGCGCGCTTCATGGCGGCGGACTCGGTCAAATCGATCGCCAACGCACGTCGCATCTCCATGACCTGGATGATCCTGTGCCTGGGCGGCACCGTGGCCGTGGGCTTCTTCGGCATCGCCTACTTCTCGGCGCACCCGGACGTGGCCGGCCCTGTGAGCGAGAACCCTGAGCGGGTGTTTATCGAGCTGGCCAAGCTGCTGTTCAACCCGTGGATTGCCGGTGTGTTGCTGTCGGCGATTCTGGCGGCGGTGATGAGTACCCTGAGCTGCCAGTTGCTGGTGTGCTCCAGTGCTCTGACCGAAGACTTCTACAAAGCCTTCCTGCGCAAGCATGCCTCGCAGCTGGAACTGGTATGGGTCGGCCGCGCCATGGTGCTGGTGGTGGCGCTGATCGCCATCGCCATGGCCGCCAACCCGGAAAACCGCGTGCTGGGCCTGGTGAGCTACGCCTGGGCCGGTTTCGGCGCCGCCTTCGGTCCGGTGGTGCTGATCTCGGTGATGTGGAAAGGCATGACCCGCAACGGCGCGCTGGCCGGGATCATCGTCGGTGCCGTCACCGTGATCCTGTGGAAGCACTTCGCTCTGCTGGGTCTGTACGAAATCATCCCGGGCTTCATCTTTGCCAGCCTGGCGATCCTGCTGGTGAGCAAGATGGGCACGCCGACCGCTGGCATGGTTCAGCGTTTCGAAGCGGCCGAGAAGGATTTCAAGCTCAACCACTGA
- a CDS encoding glycerol kinase: MRIAALDQGTTSTRVLVVDMQGRADIQLALRHQQHHPRPGWVEHDPLELLANLQRCLEATGRVDAIGLANQGESCLAWDAITGAPLSPVIVWQDNRTAAHIEELRADGAEALTLERAGLPLDAYFSASKLAWIVRHLPEAQAALGAGRLRLGTTDAYFLDRLTGVYATDITTASRTSLMNLASGQWDPDLCALFGVPLQALPQIRATVGDFGRIGQTPISASVVDQQASLYGHGCRKPGDAKITFGTGAFALTVTGEQIIRAPEKGLLATVAWQADGQPVYAMDGGVYDASAAVEWAGRLGLFSDFSELATFDQPPAISRDLAFVPALSGLACPHWDRSAGAVWIGMNAATSRQDLCQAVLEGVALRSAEVISAMDAHLNVTDQLSIDGGLARSPYFTQFLADILQRSIVTQRFDELTALGCAALAARGLGLELPALDNTSTYYRPRIDPATAAAWRHTFSGAVSRSQGWSQPR, from the coding sequence ATGCGAATAGCCGCACTTGATCAGGGCACCACCAGCACCCGCGTACTGGTGGTGGACATGCAAGGCCGGGCCGACATCCAACTGGCCCTGCGTCATCAGCAGCATCACCCGCGTCCGGGCTGGGTCGAGCACGACCCGCTGGAACTGCTGGCCAACCTGCAACGCTGCCTGGAAGCCACCGGCCGGGTCGACGCCATCGGCCTGGCCAACCAGGGCGAAAGCTGCCTGGCCTGGGACGCCATCACCGGCGCGCCGCTGTCGCCGGTGATCGTCTGGCAGGACAACCGCACCGCCGCCCATATCGAGGAGCTGCGGGCCGACGGGGCCGAGGCCCTGACCCTGGAACGGGCCGGCCTGCCCCTGGATGCCTACTTTTCCGCCAGCAAGCTGGCCTGGATCGTCCGCCATCTGCCCGAAGCACAAGCCGCCCTGGGCGCCGGCCGCCTGCGCCTGGGCACCACCGACGCCTACTTCCTCGACCGCCTGACAGGGGTCTACGCCACCGACATCACCACCGCCTCGCGCACCTCGCTGATGAACCTCGCCAGCGGCCAGTGGGACCCGGATCTCTGCGCATTGTTCGGCGTGCCCTTGCAGGCCCTGCCGCAAATCCGCGCCACGGTCGGCGACTTCGGGCGCATCGGCCAGACCCCCATCAGCGCTTCGGTGGTCGACCAGCAAGCCTCGCTCTACGGCCACGGCTGCCGCAAACCGGGGGACGCCAAGATCACCTTCGGCACCGGCGCCTTTGCCCTGACCGTCACCGGCGAGCAGATCATCCGCGCCCCGGAAAAAGGCCTGCTGGCCACCGTGGCCTGGCAGGCCGACGGCCAGCCGGTGTACGCCATGGACGGCGGTGTCTATGACGCCAGCGCCGCAGTGGAGTGGGCCGGGCGCCTGGGCCTGTTCAGTGACTTCTCGGAACTGGCGACCTTTGATCAGCCTCCGGCGATTTCCCGCGACCTGGCCTTCGTTCCGGCCCTGTCCGGGCTGGCCTGCCCGCATTGGGACCGCAGCGCCGGGGCGGTGTGGATCGGCATGAACGCCGCCACCAGCCGCCAGGACCTGTGCCAGGCGGTACTGGAAGGCGTGGCCCTGCGCAGCGCCGAAGTGATCAGCGCCATGGACGCCCACCTCAATGTCACCGACCAGCTGTCGATCGACGGCGGGCTGGCCCGCAGCCCGTATTTCACCCAGTTCCTGGCCGATATTCTGCAGCGCAGCATCGTCACCCAGCGTTTCGACGAGCTCACCGCCCTGGGCTGCGCCGCCCTCGCCGCCCGTGGCCTGGGCCTGGAGCTGCCGGCCCTGGACAACACCAGCACCTACTATCGGCCGCGCATCGACCCGGCCACCGCAGCCGCCTGGCGCCACACCTTCAGCGGCGCGGTCAGTCGCTCCCAGGGCTGGTCGCAACCACGCTGA
- the putA gene encoding trifunctional transcriptional regulator/proline dehydrogenase/L-glutamate gamma-semialdehyde dehydrogenase, producing MATTTLGVKLDDPTRERLKAAAASIDRTPHWLIKQAIFNYLEKLEGGATLSELSSVTAKDGDDAGEVQTDHAHQCFLEFAESILPQSVLRASITAAYRRPEPEVVPMLLEQARLPAATAEAANKLAASIAEKLRNQKSAGGRAGIVQGLLQEFSLSSQEGVALMCLAEALLRIPDKGTRDALIRDKISTGNWQPHLGNSPSLFVNAATWGLLLTGKLVSTHNEAGLTSSLSRIIGKSGEPMIRKGVDMAMRLMGEQFVTGETIAEALANASKFEAKGFRYSYDMLGEAALTEHDAQKYLASYEQAIHSIGKASHGRGIYEGPGISIKLSALHPRYSRAQYERVMEELYPRLLSLTLLAKQYDIGLNIDAEEADRLELSLDLLERLCFEPQLTGWNGIGFVIQAYQKRCPYVIDYVIDLARRSRHRLMIRLVKGAYWDSEIKRAQVEGLEGYPVYTRKVYTDVSYIACARKLLSVPEVIYPQFATHNAHTLSAIYHIAGQNYYPGQYEFQCLHGMGEPLYEQVVGKVADGKLNRPCRVYAPVGTHETLLAYLVRRLLENGANTSFVNRIADQSISIQELVADPVAQIEQMATLEGGFGLPHPRIPLPRDLYGSERANSAGIDMANEHRLASLSCALLATAHNHWKAAPMLGCAASSETPAPVLNPADHRDVVGHVQEATIEDVDNAIQCALNAAPIWQATPPAERAAILERAADLMEGEIQPLMGLLAREAGKTFANAIAEVREAVDFLRYYAVQARNDFSNDAHRPLGPVVCISPWNFPLAIFSGQVAAALAAGNPVLAKPAEQTPLVAAQAVRLLLEAGIPEGVLQLLPGQGESVGARLVGDERVKGVMFTGSTEVARLLQRNIAGRLDNQGRPIPLIAETGGQNAMIVDSSALTEQVVIDVVSSAFDSAGQRCSALRVLCLQEDSADRVIEMLKGAMAESRLGNPERLSVDIGPVIDAEAKAGIEKHIQAMRDKGRSVYQMAIADSEECKRGTFVMPTLIELESFDELQREIFGPVLHVVRYKRKDIDQLIAQINASGYGLTLGVHTRIDETIAKVVDNVHAGNVYVNRNIVGAVVGVQPFGGEGLSGTGPKAGGPLYLYRLLSTRPVDAIEQSFARSDAENAPDLRLREALSKPLNALQAWAESSKLAELATLCKQFASQSQSGITRQLTGPTGERNSYAILPREHVLCLAEIEGDLLTQLAAVLAVGGSAVWPESDLAKALFARLPKDVQARIQRVADWTKDEVVFDAVLHHGDSDQLRGVCQQVAQRAGAIVGVQGLSQGETAIALERLVIERALSVNTAAAGGNASLMTIG from the coding sequence ATGGCTACCACCACCCTCGGGGTCAAACTCGACGACCCAACCCGCGAGCGCCTCAAGGCCGCCGCGGCCTCGATCGATCGTACGCCGCACTGGCTGATCAAGCAGGCGATTTTCAATTACCTGGAAAAACTCGAGGGTGGTGCAACCCTGTCCGAGCTGAGCAGTGTCACTGCCAAAGACGGCGATGACGCCGGCGAGGTGCAGACCGATCACGCTCACCAATGCTTCCTGGAGTTTGCCGAAAGCATCCTCCCGCAATCGGTGCTGCGCGCCTCGATCACCGCCGCCTACCGTCGCCCGGAGCCGGAAGTGGTGCCGATGCTGCTGGAGCAGGCGCGCCTGCCGGCCGCCACCGCCGAAGCCGCGAACAAGCTGGCGGCCTCGATCGCCGAGAAGCTGCGCAACCAGAAGAGCGCCGGTGGCCGTGCCGGGATCGTCCAGGGCCTGCTGCAGGAATTCTCCCTGTCGTCCCAGGAAGGCGTGGCGCTGATGTGCCTGGCCGAAGCCCTGCTGCGCATCCCCGACAAGGGCACCCGCGACGCTCTGATCCGCGACAAGATCAGCACCGGCAACTGGCAGCCGCACCTGGGCAACAGCCCGTCGCTGTTCGTCAACGCCGCCACCTGGGGCCTGCTGCTCACCGGCAAGCTGGTGTCGACCCACAACGAGGCCGGCCTGACCTCCTCCCTGAGCCGCATCATCGGCAAGAGCGGCGAGCCGATGATCCGCAAGGGCGTGGACATGGCCATGCGCCTGATGGGCGAGCAGTTCGTCACCGGCGAAACCATCGCCGAAGCCCTGGCCAACGCCAGCAAGTTCGAAGCCAAGGGCTTCCGCTATTCCTACGACATGCTCGGCGAAGCAGCACTGACCGAGCACGACGCACAGAAGTACCTGGCGTCCTACGAGCAGGCCATCCACTCCATCGGCAAGGCCTCCCACGGTCGCGGCATCTATGAAGGCCCGGGCATCTCGATCAAGCTCTCGGCCCTGCACCCGCGCTACAGCCGCGCCCAGTACGAGCGCGTGATGGAAGAGCTGTACCCGCGCCTGCTGTCCCTGACCCTGCTGGCCAAGCAGTACGACATCGGCCTGAACATCGACGCCGAGGAAGCCGACCGCCTGGAGCTGTCCCTGGACCTGCTGGAACGCCTGTGCTTCGAGCCGCAACTGACCGGCTGGAACGGCATCGGCTTCGTGATCCAGGCCTACCAGAAGCGCTGCCCATACGTGATCGACTACGTGATCGATCTGGCCCGCCGCAGCCGTCACCGCCTGATGATCCGCCTGGTGAAAGGCGCCTACTGGGACAGCGAGATCAAGCGCGCCCAGGTCGAAGGCCTGGAAGGCTATCCGGTCTACACCCGCAAGGTGTATACCGACGTTTCCTACATCGCCTGCGCACGCAAGCTGCTGTCGGTGCCGGAAGTCATCTACCCGCAGTTCGCCACCCACAACGCCCACACCCTGTCGGCGATCTACCACATTGCCGGTCAGAACTATTACCCCGGCCAGTACGAGTTCCAGTGCCTGCACGGCATGGGTGAACCGCTGTACGAGCAAGTGGTGGGCAAGGTCGCCGATGGCAAGCTGAACCGTCCGTGCCGCGTGTACGCACCGGTCGGCACCCACGAAACCCTGCTGGCCTACCTGGTCCGCCGCCTGCTGGAAAACGGCGCCAACACCTCCTTCGTCAATCGCATCGCCGACCAGTCGATCTCGATTCAAGAGCTGGTGGCCGATCCGGTGGCGCAGATCGAGCAGATGGCCACCCTGGAAGGCGGCTTCGGCCTGCCGCACCCGCGCATTCCGCTGCCGCGTGACCTGTATGGCAGCGAACGCGCCAACTCCGCCGGCATCGACATGGCCAACGAACACCGCCTGGCGTCGTTGTCCTGCGCCCTGCTGGCCACCGCCCACAACCACTGGAAAGCCGCACCGATGCTCGGTTGCGCCGCCAGCAGCGAAACCCCGGCGCCGGTCCTCAACCCGGCGGATCATCGCGATGTGGTCGGTCACGTCCAGGAAGCCACGATCGAAGACGTCGACAACGCCATCCAGTGCGCCCTGAACGCCGCGCCGATCTGGCAAGCCACGCCGCCGGCCGAACGCGCCGCGATCCTGGAACGCGCCGCCGACCTGATGGAAGGCGAGATCCAGCCGCTGATGGGCCTGCTGGCCCGCGAGGCCGGCAAGACCTTCGCCAACGCCATCGCCGAAGTGCGTGAAGCCGTGGACTTCCTGCGCTACTACGCAGTGCAGGCACGCAACGACTTCAGCAACGACGCCCACCGCCCACTGGGTCCTGTGGTGTGCATCAGCCCGTGGAACTTCCCGCTGGCGATCTTCAGTGGCCAGGTCGCCGCGGCCCTCGCCGCCGGTAACCCGGTGCTGGCCAAACCAGCCGAACAGACCCCGCTGGTCGCCGCCCAGGCCGTGCGCCTGCTGCTCGAAGCCGGGATTCCCGAAGGCGTGCTGCAACTGCTGCCGGGCCAGGGCGAGAGCGTCGGTGCCCGCCTGGTCGGCGACGAGCGGGTCAAGGGCGTGATGTTCACCGGTTCCACCGAAGTCGCGCGCCTGCTGCAACGCAACATCGCCGGGCGCCTGGACAACCAGGGCCGGCCGATCCCGCTGATCGCCGAAACCGGCGGCCAGAACGCGATGATCGTCGACTCCTCGGCCCTGACCGAACAAGTGGTCATCGACGTGGTGTCCTCGGCCTTCGACAGCGCCGGCCAGCGTTGCTCGGCCCTGCGCGTGCTGTGCCTGCAGGAAGATTCCGCCGACCGCGTGATCGAAATGCTCAAGGGCGCCATGGCCGAAAGCCGCCTGGGCAACCCGGAGCGCCTGTCGGTGGACATCGGCCCGGTGATCGACGCCGAAGCCAAGGCCGGCATCGAGAAGCACATCCAGGCCATGCGCGACAAAGGTCGCAGCGTGTACCAGATGGCCATTGCCGACAGCGAAGAATGCAAGCGCGGCACCTTCGTCATGCCGACCCTGATCGAGCTGGAAAGCTTCGACGAGCTGCAACGCGAGATCTTCGGTCCGGTGCTGCACGTGGTGCGCTACAAGCGCAAGGACATCGACCAGCTGATCGCCCAGATCAACGCCTCCGGCTACGGCCTGACCCTGGGTGTGCACACCCGGATCGACGAAACCATCGCCAAGGTGGTGGACAACGTCCACGCCGGTAACGTCTACGTCAACCGCAACATCGTCGGTGCCGTGGTCGGCGTGCAGCCGTTCGGCGGCGAAGGCCTGTCGGGCACCGGCCCGAAAGCCGGCGGCCCGCTGTACCTGTACCGCCTGCTGTCGACCCGCCCGGTGGATGCCATCGAGCAGTCCTTCGCCCGTAGCGATGCCGAGAACGCCCCGGACCTGCGCCTGCGCGAAGCCCTGAGCAAGCCGCTCAATGCCCTGCAAGCCTGGGCCGAGAGCAGCAAGCTGGCGGAACTGGCCACCCTGTGCAAACAGTTCGCCAGCCAGTCGCAAAGCGGCATCACCCGCCAGCTGACCGGCCCGACCGGCGAGCGCAACAGCTACGCCATCCTGCCTCGCGAGCACGTGCTGTGCCTGGCAGAGATCGAAGGCGACCTGCTGACCCAACTGGCGGCCGTGCTGGCGGTTGGCGGCTCGGCGGTGTGGCCGGAAAGCGACCTGGCCAAGGCACTGTTCGCCCGTCTGCCGAAGGACGTACAGGCGCGCATTCAGCGGGTGGCGGATTGGACCAAGGACGAGGTGGTATTCGACGCGGTCCTGCACCACGGCGACTCGGACCAGTTGCGCGGCGTTTGCCAGCAAGTGGCTCAGCGCGCCGGAGCCATCGTTGGCGTCCAGGGCCTGTCCCAGGGCGAGACGGCGATTGCCCTGGAGCGCCTGGTGATCGAGCGCGCCCTGAGCGTCAACACCGCGGCGGCCGGCGGTAATGCCAGCCTGATGACCATAGGTTAA